From a single Sorghum bicolor cultivar BTx623 chromosome 5, Sorghum_bicolor_NCBIv3, whole genome shotgun sequence genomic region:
- the LOC8085634 gene encoding putative disease resistance RPP13-like protein 3 — MLESATSTGLMNNQVLEKIYSFIGDESANQLGVHTQLRFLHHELSSMRGALEDVADMEDLDNGTKAWRNEVSGLYYDAEDCIDDFRHRVDSGPSHGGQGFMRRAGHLLETLMARYQISRKIKELRTRAQEANDRRTRYKLDECVSRSARVSVDPRITALYAETSSLVGIDAPKEEVVKLLTKVDGASLKELRVVSIVGFGGLGKTTLANEVYRDLRDNLSGNPEKSFSCKAIISVSQRPDMVNLLKSLFTKVSGQTADHTYDLPGLIDIVREYLQGKRYLLVIDDLWDPSAWEIIKCAFPESHCGSRVLTTTRIESVAVACCNYQWKFVYRMKPLDDYHSRQLFLRRIFGSGDRCPEPFEVLCEKILQKCGGLPLAIITIASLLASQQTRSIEQWKYVLNSIRHNLGLSSTLEGMRQILNLSYIHLSRPLKSCLLYVGMYPEDYEIQREDLITQCVAEGFISGVDGSEAVDVAGSYLNELVNRSMIIQRVKYGGKGEHISYRVHDMVLDLILCKSTEENFLCAVQSLQAASTRLSGQQQHKARRLSLQFHDRNLGVVESAGRINLPHARSLIVFGWPAPSLALLELKFLRVLYIVRAADDLDLTQICKLFQLRYLCIRGKHKGLQLPKEITRLKHLQVLDVISGLSASGIPRDVIYLPALLHLQFPLTAVYPDGIGNMRYLHTLLQFDASKQSVANMLSLGELLNLRVLDLWIGDASFATKEAHMDALMSSLEKLISCNLKTLSILARDNVGRHSRWSSLCFSCSQAQLEQLYLYVWCPRVPAWVRQLRALSILKIKVVELCKDDVAVLAGLPVLSRLILDVRNNNVSGQQGIVFSADTSFRLLGYLRIPYHAESGITFEAGSMPQVETLRFLLRANDVKRWGVRFSGIEHLPNLKQVLVDLRYGDCDESEKPVIRAAVRSAFYAHSSPSSVQFEFY, encoded by the exons ATGCTAGAGAGCGCTACTTCCACGGGATTAATGAACAACCAAGTCTTGGAAAAGATATACAGTTTTATTGGGGATGAGTCAGCCAATCAGCTTGGTGTGCATACACAG CTACGGTTCCTCCATCATGAGCTCAGCAGCATGCGAGGTGCCCTGGAAGATGTTGCCGATATGGAAGACCTTGACAACGGGACCAAGGCGTGGAGGAACGAAGTGTCGGGATTGTACTATGACGCTGAGGATTGCATCGACGATTTTAGACACCGGGTTGACAGCGGTCCATCACATGGCGGACAAGGGTTCATGCGTAGGGCTGGTCATCTTCTTGAGACGCTGATGGCTCGCTACCAGATATCTAGAAAAATCAAAGAGCTCAGGACTCGCGCGCAAGAGGCAAATGATCGGCGCACAAGATACAAGCTTGATGAATGCGTGTCGAGATCGGCTCGGGTTTCTGTCGATCCACGGATCACTGCACTTTACGCTGAAACATCGAGCCTTGTTGGCATTGATGCCCCAAAAGAAGAGGTGGTCAAGTTGTTGACAAAG GTTGATGGTGCATCGCTGAAAGAGCTAAGAGTGGTATCCATTGTCGGTTTTGGAGGGCTCGGAAAGACTACACTTGCAAACGAAGTCTACCGTGACCTTAGAGACAACCTTAGCGGGAACCCTGAAAAAAGTTTTAGTTGCAAGGCTATCATATCAGTGTCTCAGAGACCTGACATGGTTaatcttctcaagagtttgttCACAAAGGTTTCAGGCCAAACTGCTGATCACACTTACGATCTCCCAGGTCTCATCGACATAGTTCGAGAGTATCTACAAGGCAAAAG GTATTTGCTTGTGATTGATGATTTATGGGATCCATCAGCATGGGAAATTATAAAATGTGCTTTTCCAGAGAGTCACTGCGGCAGTAGAGTGTTGACAACTACACGAATTGAAAGTGTGGCAGTGGCATGTTGCAATTACCAGTGGAAGTTCGTTTACAGGATGAAACCTCTGGATGATTATCATTCAAGGCAATTGTTCCTTCGAAGAATTTTTGGCTCAGGAGATAGATGCCCTGAGCCATTTGAAGTACTATGTGAGAAAATTCTTCAAAAGTGCGGTGGTCTACCACTTGCAATCATCACTATAGCCAGCCTCTTGGCTAGTCAACAAACCAGGTCAATAGAGCAGTGGAAGTATGTCCTTAATTCTATACGGCATAATCTAGGATTGAGTTCAACATTAGAAGGGATGAGGCAGATATTGAACCTTAGCTACATTCACCTTTCACGTCCTCTTAAGTCATGCTTATTGTATGTCGGTATGTATCCAGAGGATTACGAGATTCAGAGGGAGGACCTGATCACTCAGTGTGTAGCCGAAGGTTTCATCAGTGGAGTAGATGGGAGTGAAGCAGTGGATGTGGCTGGGAGTTACTTGAATGAACTTGTGAACAGGAGCATGATCATCCAGCGTGTAAAATATGGCGGTAAAGGGGAGCATATCAGCTACAGAGTGCACGACATGGTTCTGGACCTGATTttgtgcaagtccacagaagaGAACTTCTTGTGTGCAGTACAAAGCCTACAAGCAGCCAGCACAAGACTGTCCGGACAGCAACAGCACAAGGCTCGTCGACTCTCCCTTCAGTTTCATGACAGAAACCTAGGAGTAGTTGAAAGTGCAGGCCGCATCAACCTGCCACATGCTCGATCACTGATAGTTTTTGGATGGCCTGCTCCTAGCCTTGCGCTGCTTGAGCTCAAGTTTCTCCGAGTTCTGTACATCGTGCGTGCCGCAGATGATCTGGACCTCACCCAGATCTGCAAATTGTTTCAACTCAGATATCTATGCATCCGTGGAAAACACAAAGGACTGCAGCTACCCAAAGAAATTACCAGGCTAAAGCATCTACAAGTGTTGGACGTAATCTCTGGCTTGTCCGCCTCCGGTATTCCACGGGATGTTATCTATCTGCCTGCTCTGTTACATTTGCAATTTCCTCTGACTGCAGTTTATCCCGATGGCATTGGCAACATGAGGTATCTGCACACTTTGCTACAATTTGATGCAAGCAAGCAGTCGGTGGCAAACATGTTGTCCCTCGGTGAGCTGCTGAACCTAAGGGTGCTTGATTTGTGGATCGGTGATGCAAGCTTTGCCACTAAAGAAGCACATATGGATGCTCTAATGTCCTCCCTGGAGAAGCTAATCAGTTGCAACCTCAAGACTCTGTCTATCCTTGCACGGGACAATGTGGGTCGCCACAGCAGGTGGAGCTCTTTGTGCTTCTCTTGCTCTCAGGCCCAGCTCGAGCAACTCTACCTATATGTTTGGTGCCCAAGGGTGCCTGCATGGGTGCGTCAGCTTCGCGCTCTCAGCATCCTCAAGATCAAAGTCGTGGAGCTGTGCAAGGATGATGTTGCTGTTCTTGCAGGGCTGCCTGTGCTGTCTCGTCTTATTCTAGACGTCAGAAACAACAATGTCTCTGGCCAACAAGGAATCGTCTTCAGTGCTGATACATCATTCAGGCTTCTTGGTTACTTGAGAATTCCCTACCATGCTGAATCGGGGATCACCTTCGAGGCAGGATCAATGCCCCAGGTCGAGACCCTCCGGTTTCTGTTGAGGGCGAACGATGTGAAGCGATGGGGCGTCAGGTTCAGTGGCATTGAGCACCTACCGAATCTTAAGCAGGTGCTCGTCGATTTACGATATGGCGACTGTGACGAATCAGAGAAGCCTGTTATAAGGGCAGCAGTTCGGAGCGCTTTTTATGCCCATTCATCACCCTCGAGCGTTCAGTTCGAGTTCTATTGA
- the LOC8069289 gene encoding protein STRICTOSIDINE SYNTHASE-LIKE 10 isoform X1 → MRARGEVALAALLLAVAAAAAALLPSSSLDSRSDVRILEIGDGDDVLQLLPLLDGAVGPESLVFADDDGGGPFTGVSDGRVLRWVPADRRWAEHSSSSAPEDLLDSCRGSQDPGREHECGRPLGLKFNHATGELYVADAYHGLRVVSPDDGKVSRPVAPQWWRQGTGRPFSFANGVELDPETGAVYFTETSTRFQRREFLSIVISGDTTGRLLRYDPKSGEVEVLVDGLAFPNGLAMSRDGTHLLLAETTTGRILRYWLRPPAAKAAGAMEEVARLPWFPDNIRMSPRGGFWVGIHAKRGKIAEWCISYPWLRRVVLSLPPRHVQRASWLLNRLGRQVIAVRLSEEDGKVMEMISVHGDLQKVFRSVSEVEERNGSLWIGSVMSPFLGVYKL, encoded by the exons ATGCGCGCCCGCGGGGAGGTGGCGCTGGCCGCGCTGCTGCTGGCGgtggcggctgcggcggcggcgctcctgccgtcgtcgtcgctgGACTCGCGCAGCGACGTCAGGATACTGGAgatcggcgacggcgacgacgtactccagctgctgccgctgctggACGGCGCCGTGGGGCCCGAGAGCCTCGTGTTCGCCGACGATGACGGCGGCGGCCCGTTCACGGGCGTGTCGGACGGCCGTGTCCTCAGGTGGGTGCCCGCCGACCGCCGGTGGGCCGagcactcctcctcctccgcgccCGAGGACCT GCTGGACAGCTGCAGAGGCTCCCAGGACCCGGGCCGTGAGCACGAGTGCGGCCGCCCACTGGGCCTCAAGTTCAACCACGCCACCGGGGAGCTCTACGTGGCGGACGCCTACCACGGCCTCCGCGTCGTCTCGCCGGACGACGGCAAGGTGTCGAGGCCGGTGGCGCCGCAGTGGTGGCGGCAGGGCACCGGCCGCCCCTTCAGCTTCGCCAACGGCGTCGAGCTCGACCCGGAAACCGGCGCCGTCTACTTCACCGAGACGAGCACGAGGTTCCAGCGGAGGGAGTTCCTGAGCATCGTCATCTCCGGCGACACCACGGGGAGGCTGCTGCGGTACGACCCGAAGAGCGGGGAGGTGGAGGTGCTGGTCGACGGCCTGGCGTTCCCCAACGGCCTCGCGATGAGCAGGGACGGCACGCACCTGCTCCTCGCGGAGACCACCACGGGGAGGATCCTCCGGTACTGGCTCCGGCCGCCGGCGGCGAAGGCGGCGGGGGCGATGGAAGAGGTGGCGCGGCTGCCGTGGTTCCCGGACAACATCAGGATGAGCCCCCGGGGAGGCTTCTGGGTGGGGATCCACGCCAAGAGGGGCAAGATCGCCGAGTGGTGCATCTCCTACCCGTGGCTCCGGCGGGTGGTGCTGTCGCTGCCGCCGCGCCATGTCCAGCGCGCCTCGTGGCTGCTCAACCGCCTTGGGCGGCAGGTGATCGCGGTGAGGTTGAGTGAGGAGGACGGGAAGGTGATGGAGATGATCAGCGTTCATGGGGATCTTCAGAAGGTGTTCAGGTCGGTCAGTGAagtggaggagaggaatggcAGCCTCTGGATTGGCTCTGTCATGTCGCCGTTTCTTGGAGTGTACAAGTTGTAG
- the LOC8069290 gene encoding putative disease resistance RPP13-like protein 3 isoform X2 has protein sequence MSAGVEQALVSVSMGVMNSLLNKLTILMDEEYLKFSNMSKELSFIRDELSTMNAFLEILADKEELDPLTKDWKSQVREMAYDIEDWIDEVVRHASQDGTTAGFIQKIIQHINMVRAKIRISNEIQQIKTRVMEVSHRRKRYKIDVSASRSKYVPIDPRLHTLYADEDGLEGIDGPRNQLVKWLLDEDQRLRVVSIVGIGGLGKTTLASEVYKRIGEKFDCQAFVSVSQKPDMTRILTNLFSQLGQQPPSQTREVQNLVNVLRKHLQDKRYFVILDDIWDESAWDILRCALPKNEQASRVITTTRIETVAIACCSYRNEYVYKMQPLDNQLSKRLFFRRIFDSEDAFPEQLREVSTEILDKCSGLPLAIVSISSLLANQATTRVEQWEHVRNSLGNKFGKCSALDGMRQILQLSYKNLPYYLKACFLYLGIYPEDYTIRKKDVVTQWIAEGFVSKVQGQDAEDVASNYFNELVNRSMILPSDVNYQNEVLSCKVLEPPISCRCILF, from the exons ATGTCTGCTGGAGTAGAGCAGGCCTTGGTGAGCGTCTCGATGGGAGTTATGAATTCCCTTCTGAATAAGCTTACTATCCTCATGGATGAAGAGTATCTCAAGTTCAGCAACATGTCAAAGGAGTTGTCATTCATCAGGGATGAACTCAGCACCATGAATGCCTTCCTGGAGATTCTAGCAGACAAGGAGGAGCTGGATCCCCTGACCAAGGATTGGAAGAGCCAAGTAAGGGAGATGGCCTATGATATTGAGGACTGGATTGATGAGGTCGTTCGTCATGCCAGCCAGGATGGTACCACAGCTGGTTTCATTCAGAAGATCATTCAGCATATCAATATGGTGAGAGCCAAAATTCGTATTTCCAATGAAATACAACAGATCAAGACTCGTGTCATGGAGGTGAGTCATCGTCGCAAAAGGTATAAGATTGATGTGAGCGCCTCTAGATCTAAATATGTGCCTATTGACCCTCGCCTCCACACACTTTATGCTGATGAAGATGGCCTTGAGGGCATTGATGGCCCAAGGAATCAACTGGTCAAGTGGCTGCTAGATGAAGATCAGCGGTTGAGGGTGGTATCTATTGTAGGAATTGGTGGTCTTGGTAAGACCACGCTGGCCAGTGAGGTGTACAAAAGGATTGGGGAGAAATTTGATTGTCAGGCATTTGTATCAGTCTCGCAGAAACCAGACATGACAAGGATTCTCACTAATTTGTTTTCACAACTTGGGCAACAACCACCTTCTCAAACTAGAGAGGTGCAGAACCTCGTTAATGTTCTAAGGAAACATCTGCAAGACAAAAG GTATTTTGTGATACTTGATGATATATGGGATGAATCAGCATGGGATATTCTTAGATGTGCCCTCCCCAAAAATGAGCAGGCTAGTAGAGTTATAACAACTACACGCATTGAAACTGTAGCTATTGCTTGTTGCAGTTATCGCAATGAGTATGTTTATAAGATGCAGCCACTAGATAACCAACTATCAAAAAGATTATTTTTTAGAAGAATATTTGATTCTGAGGATGCCTTCCCCGAACAACTTAGAGAAGTTTCAACAGAAATTTTAGACAAATGTAGTGGTTTGCCACTTGCCATTGTTAGTATTTCTAGCCTTTTAGCTAATCAAGCAACCACAAGAGTTGAACAGTGGGAGCACGTGAGGAATTCTTTGGGCAATAAGTTTGGGAAATGCTCTGCATTGGACGGTATGAGACAGATATTGCAGCTTAGCTACAAGAACCTTCCTTATTATCTCAAGGCCTGCTTTCTTTATCTTGGCATTTATCCAGAGGATTACACGATTAGGAAGAAAGATGTGGTCACGCAATGGATAGCTGAAGGTTTTGTTAGTAAGGTGCAGGGACAGGATGCAGAAGATGTTGCAAGTAATTATTTCAATGAGCTAGTTAATAGGAGCATGATTCTACCTAGTGATGTCAACTACCAAAACGAGGTGTTATCTTGTAAG GTTTTGGAGCCTCCAATTTCTTGCAGATGCATCCTTTTTTAG
- the LOC8069289 gene encoding protein STRICTOSIDINE SYNTHASE-LIKE 10 isoform X2, which yields MNKMAVLVAAVVVAAAAALLSSHDDDSCRDVAVLEIGGGGDAAAGRRVELVPVDAAGPESLAFDGAGGGPYAGVSDGRVLRWVPGERRWEEHSSSCAPELLDSCRGSQDPGREHECGRPLGLKFNHATGELYVADAYHGLRVVSPDDGKVSRPVAPQWWRQGTGRPFSFANGVELDPETGAVYFTETSTRFQRREFLSIVISGDTTGRLLRYDPKSGEVEVLVDGLAFPNGLAMSRDGTHLLLAETTTGRILRYWLRPPAAKAAGAMEEVARLPWFPDNIRMSPRGGFWVGIHAKRGKIAEWCISYPWLRRVVLSLPPRHVQRASWLLNRLGRQVIAVRLSEEDGKVMEMISVHGDLQKVFRSVSEVEERNGSLWIGSVMSPFLGVYKL from the exons ATGAATAAGATGGCCGTGCTCgtggccgccgtcgtcgtcgcggcggcggccgcgctcCTGTCCTCCCATGACGACGACTCGTGTCGCGACGTCGCGGTGCTGGAGAttggcggcggcggggacgccgccgccggccgccgcgtcgAGCTGGTCCCCGTGGACGCCGCGGGGCCTGAGAGCCTGGCGTTCGACGGAGCCGGCGGCGGACCGTACGCGGGCGTGTCGGACGGGCGCGTCCTCCGGTGGGTCCCCGGCGAGCGGCGGTGGGAAGAGCACTCGTCGTCCTGCGCGCCGGAACT GCTGGACAGCTGCAGAGGCTCCCAGGACCCGGGCCGTGAGCACGAGTGCGGCCGCCCACTGGGCCTCAAGTTCAACCACGCCACCGGGGAGCTCTACGTGGCGGACGCCTACCACGGCCTCCGCGTCGTCTCGCCGGACGACGGCAAGGTGTCGAGGCCGGTGGCGCCGCAGTGGTGGCGGCAGGGCACCGGCCGCCCCTTCAGCTTCGCCAACGGCGTCGAGCTCGACCCGGAAACCGGCGCCGTCTACTTCACCGAGACGAGCACGAGGTTCCAGCGGAGGGAGTTCCTGAGCATCGTCATCTCCGGCGACACCACGGGGAGGCTGCTGCGGTACGACCCGAAGAGCGGGGAGGTGGAGGTGCTGGTCGACGGCCTGGCGTTCCCCAACGGCCTCGCGATGAGCAGGGACGGCACGCACCTGCTCCTCGCGGAGACCACCACGGGGAGGATCCTCCGGTACTGGCTCCGGCCGCCGGCGGCGAAGGCGGCGGGGGCGATGGAAGAGGTGGCGCGGCTGCCGTGGTTCCCGGACAACATCAGGATGAGCCCCCGGGGAGGCTTCTGGGTGGGGATCCACGCCAAGAGGGGCAAGATCGCCGAGTGGTGCATCTCCTACCCGTGGCTCCGGCGGGTGGTGCTGTCGCTGCCGCCGCGCCATGTCCAGCGCGCCTCGTGGCTGCTCAACCGCCTTGGGCGGCAGGTGATCGCGGTGAGGTTGAGTGAGGAGGACGGGAAGGTGATGGAGATGATCAGCGTTCATGGGGATCTTCAGAAGGTGTTCAGGTCGGTCAGTGAagtggaggagaggaatggcAGCCTCTGGATTGGCTCTGTCATGTCGCCGTTTCTTGGAGTGTACAAGTTGTAG
- the LOC8085633 gene encoding BTB/POZ domain and ankyrin repeat-containing protein NH5.2 gives MSSEDSLKSLSLDYLNLLINGQAFSDVAFSVEGRLVHAHRCVLAARSLFFRKLFCGLDPNHQPPPPPPGSSAGRAAPPDLVIPVSSIRYEVLVLVLQFLYSGQASVAAPKSGPLPGCGARGCWHTRCGAAVDLALDTLAAARSFGVEQLALLVQKQLEAMVKEASVDDVMKVLMASRKFEMQELWATCSHLVARSGLSADLLAKHLPIDVVAKIEEIRAKSPAVVSPAGSGGGPRSPFLTHHYLPINAASSAADRDHRIRRMRRALDAADIELVKLMVMGEGLDLDDALAVHYAVQHCGRDVVKALLELGAADVNSRAGPAGKTALHLAAEMVSPDMVSVLLDHHADPNARTLDGVTPLDVLRSLTSEFLFKGAVPGLTHIEPNKLRLCLELVQSAVMVATRDDGAGTGTGGGDTGGGGSDGGGSFPRGDAADDSLVSLTMNSTLMYQGQDLAAAMAGGEARKGSGGGGRGGSPSNLYFPNGFP, from the exons ATGAGCTCGGAGGACTCGCTCAAGTCGCTGTCGCTGGACTACCTGAACCTGCTCATCAACGGGCAGGCCTTCAGCGACGTGGCCTTCAGCGTGGAAGGCCGGCTGGTGCACGCGCACCGCTGCGTGCTGGCGGCGCGCAGCCTCTTCTTCCGCAAGCTCTTCTGCGGCCTCGACCCCAACCACCAgcctcccccgccgccgccgggctcCTCCGCCGGGCGCGCGGCGCCGCCGGACCTCGTCATCCCCGTCAGCTCCATCCGCTACGAGGTGCTCGTCCTCGTGCTCCAGTTCCTCTACAGCGGCCAGGCCTCCGTCGCCGCGCCCAAGAGCGGGCCCCTCCCCGGCTGCGGCGCCAGGGGCTGCTGGCACACCCGCTGTGGCGCCGCCGTCGACCTCGCCCTTGATACCCTCGCCGCCGCTCGCTCCTTCGGCGTCGAGCAGCTCGCCCTCCTCGTCCAG AAGCAGCTGGAGGCCATGGTGAAGGAGGCGTCGGTGGACGACGTGATGAAGGTGCTGATGGCGTCGCGCAAGTTCGAGATGCAGGAGCTCTGGGCCACCTGCTCCCACCTGGTGGCGCGCTCGGGCCTCTCCGCCGACCTCCTCGCCAAGCACCTCCCCATCGACGTGGTGGCCAAGATCGAGGAGATCCGCGCCAAGTCCCCTGCCGTCGTCTCCCCCGCCGGCTCTGGCGGCGGGCCGCGCTCGCCGTTCCTCACCCACCACTACCTCCCCATCAACGcggcgtcgtcggcggcggACCGCGACCACAGGATCCGGCGCATGCGCCGGGCCCTCGACGCCGCCGACATCGAGCTCGTcaagctgatggtgatgggcgaAGGGCTGGACCTCGACGACGCCCTGGCCGTGCACTACGCCGTCCAGCACTGTGGGCGCGACGTCGTCAAGGCGCTGCTGGAGCTCGGCGCCGCCGACGTCAACTCCCGCGCCGGCCCCGCGGGGAAGACGGCGCTGCACCTGGCGGCCGAGATGGTGTCCCCCGACATGGTCTCCGTGCTCCTGGACCACCACGCCGACCCCAACGCCCGGACGCTCGACGGCGTGACACCGCTCGACGTGCTCCGCAGCCTCACCTCCGAGTTCCTCTTCAAGGGCGCCGTCCCGGGGCTCACGCACATCGAGCCCAACAAGCTCAGGCTCTGCCTGGAGCTCGTGCAGTCCGCGGTGATGGTGGCCACGCGCGACGACGGCGCCGGTACCGGTACCGGCGGCGGCGACACCGGGGGAGGAGGAAGCGACGGCGGCGGGAGCTTCCCGAGGGGAGACGCCGCTGACGACAGCTTGGTGAGCCTCACCATGAACTCCACGCTCATGTACCAGGGCCAGGATTTGGCGGCGGCGATGGCCGGCGGCGAGGCCAGGAaagggagcggcggcggcggccgaggaGGGAGCCCATCCAACTTGTACTTCCCCAATGGCTTCCCATAA
- the LOC8069290 gene encoding putative disease resistance RPP13-like protein 3 isoform X1, which produces MSAGVEQALVSVSMGVMNSLLNKLTILMDEEYLKFSNMSKELSFIRDELSTMNAFLEILADKEELDPLTKDWKSQVREMAYDIEDWIDEVVRHASQDGTTAGFIQKIIQHINMVRAKIRISNEIQQIKTRVMEVSHRRKRYKIDVSASRSKYVPIDPRLHTLYADEDGLEGIDGPRNQLVKWLLDEDQRLRVVSIVGIGGLGKTTLASEVYKRIGEKFDCQAFVSVSQKPDMTRILTNLFSQLGQQPPSQTREVQNLVNVLRKHLQDKRYFVILDDIWDESAWDILRCALPKNEQASRVITTTRIETVAIACCSYRNEYVYKMQPLDNQLSKRLFFRRIFDSEDAFPEQLREVSTEILDKCSGLPLAIVSISSLLANQATTRVEQWEHVRNSLGNKFGKCSALDGMRQILQLSYKNLPYYLKACFLYLGIYPEDYTIRKKDVVTQWIAEGFVSKVQGQDAEDVASNYFNELVNRSMILPSDVNYQNEVLSCKVHDMMLDLILTECAEENFMTINDASNVSLCLHNTVRRLSIQCDNGKHSIISPATDLSHVRSLAGFGASNFLQMHPFLEFTFLRVLIVEFSNVSNKMKLDFTGICKLFQLRYLKIEASINAQLQLPAQIGELQQLETLDIEWGSLVIPPDIIYLPRLSHLIIPESTRLPDGIGNMKSLVTLQSFDLGENSIDNVRGLGQLTNLRDLNLCNSGTSTSNIALCVDVLCSSLEVLHNLKHLYLYWPGICGSGLSSLHPSPCHLETLEMTYWWFSKVPEWVGELQKLQVLKIAVTELSIEGFLVLARLPALTNLGLRTQVPPRESITIHGMAFPALKYFKYWCRMPRLTFEAGAMPKLERIKLRFKEIVETPSGIVHLLGLKEVFLEIGGHGGKVPPRRGGALSELIMTIETHPSHPKLKIVSCPHL; this is translated from the exons ATGTCTGCTGGAGTAGAGCAGGCCTTGGTGAGCGTCTCGATGGGAGTTATGAATTCCCTTCTGAATAAGCTTACTATCCTCATGGATGAAGAGTATCTCAAGTTCAGCAACATGTCAAAGGAGTTGTCATTCATCAGGGATGAACTCAGCACCATGAATGCCTTCCTGGAGATTCTAGCAGACAAGGAGGAGCTGGATCCCCTGACCAAGGATTGGAAGAGCCAAGTAAGGGAGATGGCCTATGATATTGAGGACTGGATTGATGAGGTCGTTCGTCATGCCAGCCAGGATGGTACCACAGCTGGTTTCATTCAGAAGATCATTCAGCATATCAATATGGTGAGAGCCAAAATTCGTATTTCCAATGAAATACAACAGATCAAGACTCGTGTCATGGAGGTGAGTCATCGTCGCAAAAGGTATAAGATTGATGTGAGCGCCTCTAGATCTAAATATGTGCCTATTGACCCTCGCCTCCACACACTTTATGCTGATGAAGATGGCCTTGAGGGCATTGATGGCCCAAGGAATCAACTGGTCAAGTGGCTGCTAGATGAAGATCAGCGGTTGAGGGTGGTATCTATTGTAGGAATTGGTGGTCTTGGTAAGACCACGCTGGCCAGTGAGGTGTACAAAAGGATTGGGGAGAAATTTGATTGTCAGGCATTTGTATCAGTCTCGCAGAAACCAGACATGACAAGGATTCTCACTAATTTGTTTTCACAACTTGGGCAACAACCACCTTCTCAAACTAGAGAGGTGCAGAACCTCGTTAATGTTCTAAGGAAACATCTGCAAGACAAAAG GTATTTTGTGATACTTGATGATATATGGGATGAATCAGCATGGGATATTCTTAGATGTGCCCTCCCCAAAAATGAGCAGGCTAGTAGAGTTATAACAACTACACGCATTGAAACTGTAGCTATTGCTTGTTGCAGTTATCGCAATGAGTATGTTTATAAGATGCAGCCACTAGATAACCAACTATCAAAAAGATTATTTTTTAGAAGAATATTTGATTCTGAGGATGCCTTCCCCGAACAACTTAGAGAAGTTTCAACAGAAATTTTAGACAAATGTAGTGGTTTGCCACTTGCCATTGTTAGTATTTCTAGCCTTTTAGCTAATCAAGCAACCACAAGAGTTGAACAGTGGGAGCACGTGAGGAATTCTTTGGGCAATAAGTTTGGGAAATGCTCTGCATTGGACGGTATGAGACAGATATTGCAGCTTAGCTACAAGAACCTTCCTTATTATCTCAAGGCCTGCTTTCTTTATCTTGGCATTTATCCAGAGGATTACACGATTAGGAAGAAAGATGTGGTCACGCAATGGATAGCTGAAGGTTTTGTTAGTAAGGTGCAGGGACAGGATGCAGAAGATGTTGCAAGTAATTATTTCAATGAGCTAGTTAATAGGAGCATGATTCTACCTAGTGATGTCAACTACCAAAACGAGGTGTTATCTTGTAAGGTACACGATATGATGCTGGATCTTATCTTAACTGAGTGTGCAGAAGAGAATTTTATGACAATAAACGATGCATCCAATGTTTCATTATGCCTGCACAATACTGTCCGTCGACTCTCCATTCAATGTGATAATGGAAAACATAGCATCATATCTCCAGCCACAGATCTATCACATGTTCGATCTCTTGCAGGTTTTGGAGCCTCCAATTTCTTGCAGATGCATCCTTTTTTAGAGTTCACTTTTCTTCGAGTTTTAATTGTTGAGTTCTCAAATGTTTCCAACAAGATGAAATTGGATTTCACTGGCATATGCAAATTGTTTCAACTGAGATATCTGAAGATTGAAGCCAGCATTAATGCACAGTTACAATTACCTGCACAAATTGGGGAGCTACAACAGTTGGAGACCCTGGACATAGAATGGGGATCACTTGTTATTCCACCTGATATCATTTATTTGCCTCGCTTGAGTCATCTCATAATTCCAGAAAGTACCAGATTACCTGATGGGATTGGCAATATGAAGTCTCTAGTAACTCTGCAGTCCTTTGACCTTGGGGAGAACTCAATTGATAACGTCAGGGGTCTTGGCCAACTCACCAATCTAAGAGATCTCAATCTCTGCAACTCTGGAACATCTACCTCCAATATAGCATTATGTGTTGATGTTTTGTGCTCTTCTCTTGAGGTGCTGCACAACCTCAAACATCTATACTTGTACTGGCCGGGTATTTGTGGCAGTGGTTTGAGTTCATTACACCCTTCTCCCTGCCATCTCGAGACACTAGAAATGACATATTGGTGGTTCTCCAAAGTCCCCGAATGGGTTGGTGAACTCCAAAAGCTCCAAGTCTTGAAGATTGCGGTTACAGAACTGTCAATTGAGGGTTTCCTTGTCCTTGCACGGTTGCCTGCCCTCACAAACCTAGGATTGCGCACCCAAGTACCACCTAGAGAGAGTATCACAATCCATGGAATGGCGTTCCCAGCCCTTAAATATTTCAAGTATTGGTGCAGAATGCCACGGCTGACCTTTGAGGCTGGGGCGATGCCGAAGCTTGAGAGGATCAAGCTCCGCTTCAAAGAAATCGTTGAAACACCTTCTGGCATTGTGCACCTGTTGGGCCTCAAAGAGGTATTTCTAGAAATTGGTGGCCACGGTGGAAAGGTGCCACCCAGGAGAGGAGGCGCATTGTCTGAGCTGATTATGACCATCGAGACACATCCAAGTCATCCTAAACTCAAGATTGTCAGTTGTCCACATCTGTAG